The following nucleotide sequence is from Puniceicoccus vermicola.
GACCTCAATGTTCTCATCCGTTCGACGCTTGGCCCGGAAACGACGAATGGTCGCCACTCTCGACGAATTGCCGGTGGTCAATAAGAGGCCTGGTCGCCGGGTGGACATGGAAGCCATTCCTCGCGGAGATCAGTCTTCCGACTCCGTTTCCTCTTCCGGGTGCAACCAGGGCGACATCAGCACATCGACCGACTCTTCCAGACGAATGCCGAAGCTGTTGATCTTCGACTTGAAGTAATGATAACTCGCCAAAGAAGGAATCGCGATGATGAGGCCCAAGGCCGTCGTGATCAGCGCCTTTCCAATCGAACCGGCGAGGACTGAGGCATCTCCGGTGTCTCCCATCAGCGCTACCTTTTGAAACGACTCAATCATGCCAATGATCGTCCCCAAGAGCCCCAGCAGCGGCGAAATTGTCGCGACCACGGCCAGAGGATAAGTCCGCTGATGCTGCTTGTTCACCGCGCGGGAAATCATGTCGGTGACCCCGAACGACAAAATCTCAAACGGAATATGAGTGTGGGTTGCGATATAGGAGCCGATCTTCGCCAAGACGCTCTTATTCTTCCTGCAGGCGCGGTCAATCTGGTTGAAATCCGACTGCACCGAGCTCTTGCG
It contains:
- a CDS encoding MotA/TolQ/ExbB proton channel family protein, with translation MPQRFFLSLFLLLFSFLGQVSVSAQTASEEGDLEAVASIDWAAEVLKGGVTSLVLLAVGFFGVVFFLERLIVVRRANFIPKRLEETLRKSSVQSDFNQIDRACRKNKSVLAKIGSYIATHTHIPFEILSFGVTDMISRAVNKQHQRTYPLAVVATISPLLGLLGTIIGMIESFQKVALMGDTGDASVLAGSIGKALITTALGLIIAIPSLASYHYFKSKINSFGIRLEESVDVLMSPWLHPEEETESED